In a genomic window of Bosea sp. F3-2:
- the arsB gene encoding ACR3 family arsenite efflux transporter, producing MSTFERYLTLWVALCIVAGIALGHIAPGVFQAIGAAEIAKVNLPVAVLIWLMIVPMLLKIDFAALGEVGRHWRGIGVTLFVNWAVKPFSMAALGWFFISYLFRPYLPADQINSYIAGLIILAAAPCTAMVFVWSNLTKGEPLFTLSQVALNDAIMVVAFAPIVALLLGLSAITVPWDTLLLSVALYIVIPVIVAQLLRRQLLASGGPAALDRVLGVLSPISLVALLATLVLLFGFQGEQILAQPLIIAMLAVPILIQVYFNSGLAYLLNRMTGEAHCVAGPSALIGASNFFELAVAAAISLFGFNSGAALATVVGVLIEVPVMLSVVAIVNRSKGWYERHPAVARGATKRDASASA from the coding sequence ATGTCCACCTTCGAACGCTACCTGACCCTTTGGGTCGCCCTGTGCATCGTCGCGGGTATCGCGCTCGGTCACATTGCGCCCGGTGTCTTCCAGGCGATAGGCGCGGCTGAGATCGCCAAGGTCAACCTGCCGGTGGCGGTGCTGATCTGGCTGATGATCGTGCCGATGCTCTTGAAGATCGATTTCGCAGCGCTCGGCGAGGTCGGGCGCCATTGGCGCGGCATCGGCGTCACCCTCTTCGTCAACTGGGCGGTGAAGCCTTTCTCGATGGCCGCACTCGGCTGGTTCTTCATCTCCTATCTCTTCCGGCCTTACCTGCCGGCGGATCAGATCAACAGCTACATCGCCGGCCTGATCATCCTCGCGGCGGCGCCCTGCACGGCGATGGTCTTCGTCTGGTCGAACCTGACGAAGGGCGAGCCTCTGTTCACGCTCAGCCAGGTCGCCCTGAACGATGCGATCATGGTGGTCGCCTTCGCGCCGATCGTGGCCCTGCTGCTGGGCCTCTCGGCCATCACCGTGCCTTGGGACACGCTACTGCTGTCGGTCGCTCTCTATATCGTCATCCCGGTGATCGTGGCCCAGCTCCTGAGGCGTCAACTACTGGCGAGTGGCGGCCCGGCCGCGCTTGACCGCGTGCTCGGCGTTCTCTCTCCAATCTCGCTGGTGGCATTGCTGGCAACGCTGGTGCTGCTCTTCGGCTTCCAGGGCGAGCAAATCCTGGCGCAGCCGCTTATCATCGCGATGCTCGCGGTCCCGATCCTGATCCAAGTGTACTTCAACTCGGGCCTGGCCTACCTGCTCAACCGCATGACCGGCGAAGCACATTGCGTCGCCGGTCCTTCGGCCCTGATCGGCGCAAGCAACTTCTTCGAACTCGCCGTCGCCGCGGCGATCAGCCTGTTCGGCTTCAACTCCGGAGCCGCGCTCGCGACCGTCGTCGGGGTTCTCATCGAGGTCCCGGTGATGCTTTCCGTGGTCGCGATCGTGAACCGGAGCAAAGGCTGGTACGAGCGCCACCCGGCGGTCGCCCGCGGCGCAACCAAGCGCGACGCGTCGGCATCGGCCTGA
- the arsC gene encoding arsenate reductase (glutaredoxin) (This arsenate reductase requires both glutathione and glutaredoxin to convert arsenate to arsenite, after which the efflux transporter formed by ArsA and ArsB can extrude the arsenite from the cell, providing resistance.): protein MDVVIYHNPNCGTSRNTLAMIRNAGVEPHVIEYLETPPSRRMVRELVDRAGLSLREALREKGTSYAELGLDDLSLSDEDLLDAIEAHPILLNRPFVVTPKGVRLCRPSERVLDLLPPQHGEFRKEDGELVIDSSGRVLAGA from the coding sequence ATTGCGGGACCTCGCGGAACACGCTTGCAATGATCCGGAACGCAGGGGTCGAACCGCACGTCATCGAATATCTAGAAACGCCGCCCTCACGCAGAATGGTGCGGGAACTCGTCGATCGCGCAGGTCTTTCGCTGCGCGAGGCGCTACGCGAAAAGGGAACGTCTTACGCCGAGCTTGGCCTGGACGATCTCTCGCTCAGCGATGAAGACCTGCTCGATGCAATCGAAGCCCATCCCATTCTCCTGAATCGCCCCTTCGTCGTGACGCCGAAGGGCGTCCGGCTATGTCGCCCGTCCGAGCGGGTGCTCGACCTATTGCCGCCGCAGCACGGCGAGTTCCGCAAGGAAGACGGCGAGCTTGTCATTGATTCATCCGGCCGTGTCCTCGCGGGAGCCTGA